One part of the Moraxella sp. FZFQ2102 genome encodes these proteins:
- the cysW gene encoding sulfate ABC transporter permease subunit CysW produces MASSTQYAYQNNPATRDKPWVKWLLISLALLFMGVMLVVPLLSVFYEALREGWAAYQVALVEPDALSAIKLTLITTAIVLPINTLIGVALAYLITRHKFRGKFIITTLLDLPFAVSPVVAGLMFVLVFGANTLLGGWLESMGIQVIFATTGIVLATLFVTFPFIARELIPLMQAQGDSEEEAALTLGANGWQMFWKVTLPNIKWALLYGIILTNARAMGEFGAVSVVSGHIRGETNTMPLMIEIAYNEYAFTLAFALSSLLALLALVTLIIQGIMTRKQSH; encoded by the coding sequence ATGGCAAGTTCAACTCAATACGCATACCAAAACAACCCTGCTACTCGTGATAAACCGTGGGTCAAATGGCTACTGATTAGCCTTGCCTTGCTATTCATGGGCGTGATGCTTGTCGTACCTTTATTATCGGTGTTTTATGAAGCATTGCGTGAAGGTTGGGCGGCTTATCAGGTGGCACTCGTTGAGCCTGATGCACTCTCGGCGATTAAATTGACGCTCATCACCACTGCCATCGTACTACCAATTAACACCCTTATTGGTGTAGCATTGGCGTATTTGATTACCCGCCATAAATTCCGTGGTAAATTTATCATCACCACCTTGCTCGACCTACCCTTTGCGGTATCGCCTGTGGTAGCAGGTCTGATGTTTGTGCTGGTTTTTGGCGCCAATACGCTGCTTGGTGGTTGGCTTGAGAGCATGGGCATTCAGGTGATTTTTGCGACGACAGGGATTGTGCTTGCGACTTTATTTGTCACTTTTCCGTTTATTGCTCGTGAGCTGATTCCGCTGATGCAAGCCCAAGGCGATAGCGAAGAAGAAGCAGCGTTGACCCTAGGGGCGAACGGCTGGCAGATGTTTTGGAAAGTGACTTTGCCAAATATCAAATGGGCGCTACTGTATGGCATCATCCTAACCAATGCCCGCGCGATGGGCGAATTTGGTGCAGTGAGTGTCGTCTCAGGGCATATCCGTGGCGAGACCAATACCATGCCGCTGATGATTGAGATTGCTTATAACGAATACGCCTTTACTTTAGCATTTGCACTATCGAGCCTATTGGCACTATTGGCACTGGTGACACTGATTATCCAAGGCATCATGACGCGCAAACAAAGCCACTGA
- the cysT gene encoding sulfate ABC transporter permease subunit CysT, whose protein sequence is MSVSSSTNQPKNRARRVMPFFGLSLGVSVFALSLLVVLPFAMMILTTLEMGFADIIRTIREPQVFAAIKLSLSMAALATLTNVIFGTLIAWVLVRYDFWGKSIINALVDLPFALPTAVTGIALATLYAPNGLFGQWFSQLGIALTGEPIKIAFTPIGIWLALVVVSFPFIVRAVQPVLAELSVEFEEAAAVMGASRLTTFRRVVLPEIIPAILIGSGMMFARATGEYGSVIFIAGNIPMQSEILPLIIVSKLEQFDVAGAACVALFMLLLSLIVLFGINFAQWKLSARLGAKTN, encoded by the coding sequence ATGAGTGTGTCATCATCCACCAACCAACCCAAAAACCGCGCCCGTCGTGTGATGCCGTTTTTTGGGCTGAGCCTTGGTGTTAGCGTGTTTGCCCTATCGCTATTGGTTGTGTTGCCTTTTGCGATGATGATTTTGACGACGCTTGAGATGGGCTTTGCTGACATCATTCGCACCATCCGTGAGCCACAGGTCTTTGCTGCCATCAAGCTATCATTGAGCATGGCTGCGCTTGCCACCTTGACCAATGTCATCTTTGGCACGCTGATTGCTTGGGTGCTTGTGCGTTATGATTTTTGGGGCAAATCCATCATCAATGCCTTGGTTGATTTACCTTTCGCCCTGCCGACAGCGGTGACTGGTATTGCACTTGCGACACTCTATGCGCCCAACGGACTCTTTGGTCAGTGGTTTAGCCAACTTGGTATCGCCTTGACTGGTGAGCCGATTAAGATTGCCTTTACACCGATTGGCATTTGGCTTGCGCTCGTTGTCGTCAGCTTCCCTTTCATTGTGCGTGCAGTACAGCCTGTCTTGGCAGAATTATCTGTCGAATTTGAAGAAGCGGCAGCAGTGATGGGCGCATCTCGCTTGACGACATTTCGCCGTGTGGTATTGCCTGAGATTATCCCTGCGATTTTGATTGGCTCAGGGATGATGTTCGCTCGTGCTACTGGCGAATACGGCTCGGTGATTTTTATTGCTGGTAATATCCCGATGCAATCAGAAATCCTGCCCCTGATTATCGTCTCAAAGCTTGAGCAATTTGATGTCGCAGGGGCGGCGTGCGTGGCGTTATTTATGCTACTACTATCACTCATTGTGCTATTTGGCATCAACTTTGCCCAATGGAAACTATCTGCCCGCTTGGGTGCAAAAACCAATTAA